GTCTCGGCGTGGCTGGAGTCCGAGCAGGGCGTGGGCACCACGGTCTACCTCGCCTTTCCCGACATGGTCGACCGCGCGTAGCCGCGCGGCGGGCGAGGGGGTCCCGCCCGGAGAACCTTGCGAAAGCGTAAGGTGGCGATAAGCGCGTTCGATGGCGCCGTCCTTCTCCCCGGGCGAGTATGGTCGTGTACCAGAAGGCCAGACGAGAGGATCAGCAATGGCACCCGCTCACACCAGACCCGTTTTGTCCTGCCAGGACGTCGAGAAGATCTACGGAAGCCGCGACAACGTCACCCGCGCGCTCGACGGCGTCTCCTTCGACGTCGCCGCGGGGGAGTACCTCGCCGTCATGGGTCCGTCCGGCTCGGGCAAGACCACGATGCTCAACTGCGTCTCCACGATCGACCGTCCCACGTCCGGCCACATCTACGTGGACGGTCAGGACATCACCGCCCTGCGCGCGGGGCAGCTCTCCAAGTTCCGCCGCGAGCGCCTGGGCTTTGTCTTCCAGGACTCCAACCTGCTCGACACCCTCACCGCGCGCGAGAACATAGCCCTCGCGCTCACGATCAACCACGTGCCGGCCAAGGAGGTCGTCGCGCGCGTCACCGGCGTCGCGCAGCGGCTCGGCGTCTCCGAGGTGCTCGACAAGTTCCCGCACGAGATGTCCGGCGGCCAGAAGCAGCGCGTGGCGGCGGCCCGTGCGATCGTCACCGACCCGTCCCTCGTGCTGGCCGACGAGCCCACCGGCGCGCTCGACTCGCGCAACTCGCGCCTCCTGCTGGAGAGCCTCGAGGACCTGAACAACGCCGGGGCGACCATCATCATGGTCACGCACGACTCCTTCGCCGCGAGCTACGCCCGTCGCGCGCTCTTCCTCAAGGACGGCCGCGTCTGGAACGAGCTCGTCCGCGGGTCCAAGACGCGCAAGCAGTTCTTCAACGAGATCATGGACGTCGTGTCCTTCCTGGGAGGGGAGGGCGCAGATGTACGCTAAGATCGCGCTCGGCAACGTCCGCAAGTCCTTCCGCGACTTCTCCGTGTTCTTCCTGACGCTCGCCTTTGGCGTCTGCGTGTTCTACGCCTTCGGGTCCATCACCGACCAGGCGGCCGTGATCCAGATGGCGGAGGACCAGCGCCGCATGGTGCAGGCGCTCGCGGACATCCTCACCGGACTCTCGGTCTTCGTAGTCGTCATCCTCGGGTTTCTCGTCGTCTATGCCAACCGGTTCCTCATCCGGCGGCGCAAGCGGGAGTTTGGCATCTACCTCACGCTGGGCATGGACATCCGGCACGTGTCGCTCATCGTCGTCATAGAGACGCTCACGGTGGGCGTGGTCGCCCTCGGCGCGGGGCTGCTGCTGGGCGTCGCGCTCTCGCAGGTCATGATGTACGTGACGGCGGGGCTCTTCGAGGCCACGATCCAGGGCTTCGTCTTCGCGTTCTCGCCGTCGGCGTGCCTGGCGACCGTCGCGTGCTTCACGGGCATCTTCGTCGTGACGCTCGTCTTCAACGTGTCCACGGTCAGCCGCTACAGGCTGATCGACCTCATCAACGCCGACAAGGTGAGCGAGAAGGTCCGCCTGCGCAGCCTGCCGCTCTCCGTGGTGCTCTTCGTGGCGTCGCTCGCGCTCATCGGCGTGGCGTACAAGACGCTGCTGGAGCACGGCATGATGGAGGAGGGCCCGTACTTCGCCCTCGCCACGGGGCTCGTCACGGTGGGCACGCTGCTGTTCTTCTTCTCGATCTCGGGCTTTCTGCTGCGCGCGCTCCAGGCGAGCCCGCGCGCCTACCTCTCCGGCCTCAACATGTTCGTGATGCGCCAGCTCAACAGCCGCATCAACACCGCCTGGCTCTCCATCAGCCTCGTGTGCGCGATGCTCTTCCTCGCGATCTGCGGCGTGTGCACGGGCTTCTCGGTGGCCACGGGCATGAACGAGAGCCTGATCGCGGGCACGACCTACGACATGTCGCTCATGAGCTACCCCACGGGCATGATCGGCGAGCGCGACGCCAGCGGCCCGGCGGCCGCGGACGACTACGACGCCCTCGCGCGCCTGCGCGCCGACATCCCGGAGTTTGACGAGCTCTTCCGCTCCGCCGTGCAGGTCAACCAGTACGACCTCGACGCGAGCGGCCAGCCGCTCGTGAGCACCACGGTAGAGGAGATCTTCTCCAACGCGGACTACTCGGGCAACGCCACCGTCGAGACGCTGCTC
Above is a genomic segment from Olsenella timonensis containing:
- a CDS encoding ABC transporter ATP-binding protein, with the protein product MAPAHTRPVLSCQDVEKIYGSRDNVTRALDGVSFDVAAGEYLAVMGPSGSGKTTMLNCVSTIDRPTSGHIYVDGQDITALRAGQLSKFRRERLGFVFQDSNLLDTLTARENIALALTINHVPAKEVVARVTGVAQRLGVSEVLDKFPHEMSGGQKQRVAAARAIVTDPSLVLADEPTGALDSRNSRLLLESLEDLNNAGATIIMVTHDSFAASYARRALFLKDGRVWNELVRGSKTRKQFFNEIMDVVSFLGGEGADVR
- a CDS encoding FtsX-like permease family protein → MYAKIALGNVRKSFRDFSVFFLTLAFGVCVFYAFGSITDQAAVIQMAEDQRRMVQALADILTGLSVFVVVILGFLVVYANRFLIRRRKREFGIYLTLGMDIRHVSLIVVIETLTVGVVALGAGLLLGVALSQVMMYVTAGLFEATIQGFVFAFSPSACLATVACFTGIFVVTLVFNVSTVSRYRLIDLINADKVSEKVRLRSLPLSVVLFVASLALIGVAYKTLLEHGMMEEGPYFALATGLVTVGTLLFFFSISGFLLRALQASPRAYLSGLNMFVMRQLNSRINTAWLSISLVCAMLFLAICGVCTGFSVATGMNESLIAGTTYDMSLMSYPTGMIGERDASGPAAADDYDALARLRADIPEFDELFRSAVQVNQYDLDASGQPLVSTTVEEIFSNADYSGNATVETLLQGNAETLVTLVPLSEYNALREMAGEEPVELADGECLVWNDMASLDEFWQQACEQTPEVEACGQALRFAEDPVVGVPFSDSGASGTVSGALIVNDDVIPEGIGPSATVVNLMYNGDRTEMNEAATSAIDEAYGDIMGQGSTLDAWPVWNAVSAQTLLDQSSGTTVVVTYLAIYIGVVLLVCCATVLALQQLSEAADNVGRYRVLSELGAERGMINRALLAQIGVYFLFPLVVAVAHAAVALSVVNDIVALLTGFQIGTALVGTVCFVVALYGGYFLVTYLTSRSMLAR